A region of Pseudarthrobacter sp. NIBRBAC000502770 DNA encodes the following proteins:
- a CDS encoding SDR family NAD(P)-dependent oxidoreductase, producing the protein MTTIQRTAVLTGATSDRGIGITTASRYARDGWGIVILDLDGEKSAKVAAEIGNEFNVPAFGHEIDVANEASVIAAQAAVAAEVAAGNLPPVGALANIAGITSPVPFLETTLELWHKVMDVNATGTYLVTKAFLPDMIDNGWGRIVNMSSVSAQRGGGVFGKVPYSAAKAAILGFTKALARELGTTGVTVNAITPGAVDTNIRVGSTEEQEAAINAGIPLGRNATTEEVAAVIAFLSSEDSAYLTGTTVDINGGSHIH; encoded by the coding sequence ATGACCACCATCCAGCGCACCGCCGTCCTCACCGGAGCAACCTCGGACCGGGGCATCGGCATCACCACGGCCAGCCGTTACGCCCGTGACGGCTGGGGCATCGTCATCCTTGACCTCGACGGCGAGAAGTCCGCCAAGGTCGCGGCCGAAATCGGCAACGAGTTCAACGTCCCCGCGTTCGGCCACGAGATCGACGTCGCCAACGAAGCCTCCGTGATTGCCGCCCAGGCCGCCGTAGCCGCCGAAGTGGCCGCCGGCAACCTCCCGCCCGTTGGCGCCCTGGCCAATATCGCCGGCATCACGTCGCCCGTCCCGTTCCTGGAGACCACCCTCGAGCTGTGGCACAAGGTCATGGACGTCAACGCCACCGGTACCTACCTGGTGACCAAGGCCTTCCTGCCGGACATGATCGACAACGGCTGGGGCCGGATCGTCAACATGTCCTCCGTGTCCGCCCAGCGCGGCGGCGGCGTCTTCGGCAAGGTCCCCTATTCCGCCGCAAAGGCGGCCATCCTGGGCTTCACCAAGGCGCTGGCCCGTGAGTTGGGCACCACCGGCGTCACCGTCAACGCCATCACCCCCGGCGCCGTGGACACCAACATCCGCGTGGGCAGCACCGAGGAGCAGGAAGCAGCCATCAACGCCGGCATCCCGCTGGGCCGCAACGCCACCACCGAGGAAGTGGCCGCCGTGATCGCCTTCCTCTCCTCCGAGGACTCGGCCTACCTCACCGGCACCACCGTCGACATCAACGGCGGCAGCCACATCCACTAG
- a CDS encoding sugar phosphate isomerase/epimerase, translated as MFHSRLGCSSISFRHQDLGTALRTMKELGFEEIDLGALPGVCDHVPYGLNAAAVDTVSAEVNASGLRVRSVNGDVGDLNKVLDDEGRAARERHLDALLTLTANIGAKALVLPCGALDHNPVRSVEEDLDLVAAQLTGAGQRAAEFGVELWTESLHFLRFCWNLERAGLLADRLAGSGVGIVMDFSHIVASGEDIQAYLDRHQGRISHVHLRDAVPGNINLSIGNGDADFAGGLKRLAADGYTGHFSLELETRDVTHDERPAAAAKAASFITDLI; from the coding sequence ATGTTCCACTCCAGACTTGGGTGCTCATCCATCAGCTTCCGGCACCAGGACCTTGGCACGGCCCTGCGCACCATGAAGGAACTGGGCTTCGAAGAAATCGATCTGGGCGCCCTGCCCGGCGTTTGCGACCACGTGCCCTACGGGCTCAACGCGGCCGCGGTGGACACTGTCTCCGCCGAGGTCAACGCGTCCGGCCTGCGGGTCCGCTCCGTGAACGGCGATGTCGGTGACCTCAACAAGGTGCTCGACGACGAGGGCCGGGCTGCGCGGGAGCGCCACCTCGACGCCCTGCTGACCCTGACGGCCAACATAGGGGCGAAGGCATTGGTCCTGCCGTGCGGCGCCCTGGACCATAACCCAGTCCGGAGCGTCGAAGAGGATCTGGACCTCGTGGCCGCCCAGCTCACCGGTGCCGGACAGCGGGCCGCGGAGTTCGGCGTCGAACTTTGGACCGAGTCCCTCCACTTCCTTCGGTTCTGTTGGAACCTGGAGCGCGCAGGACTCCTGGCCGACCGCCTCGCCGGTTCCGGCGTCGGAATCGTCATGGACTTCAGCCACATTGTGGCGTCCGGCGAAGATATCCAGGCCTACCTGGACCGGCACCAGGGCCGCATCAGCCACGTCCACCTGCGCGACGCCGTGCCGGGGAACATCAACCTCAGCATCGGCAACGGTGACGCCGACTTCGCCGGCGGCCTGAAACGCCTTGCCGCCGACGGCTACACCGGCCACTTCTCGCTTGAACTGGAAACCCGGGACGTCACCCATGACGAACGCCCGGCCGCCGCCGCCAAAGCGGCAAGCTTCATCACCGACCTCATCTGA
- a CDS encoding RpiB/LacA/LacB family sugar-phosphate isomerase, with translation MTTEGNTMGLRLIVGADEAGVDYKDKILADLRNDPRVSEVIDIGVNRSDAPNDFTKPYPYVGIAAGEMIRDGAADRAILFCGTGIGVAIAANKVDGVRATAAHDSFSVERSILSNDCQVLTMGQRVVGIELARRLAKEWIGYTFDPSSASAGKVKVLTDFEGC, from the coding sequence ATGACAACGGAAGGGAACACCATGGGGCTGCGGCTCATTGTCGGCGCGGATGAAGCCGGCGTGGACTACAAGGACAAGATCCTCGCGGACCTGCGGAACGATCCGCGCGTCAGCGAGGTCATCGACATCGGCGTCAACCGGAGCGACGCCCCGAATGATTTCACCAAGCCCTACCCGTATGTGGGCATAGCGGCCGGCGAGATGATCAGGGACGGCGCCGCTGACCGGGCCATCCTGTTCTGCGGTACCGGAATCGGCGTCGCCATCGCCGCCAACAAGGTGGACGGCGTCCGCGCCACCGCCGCGCACGACTCGTTCTCGGTGGAGCGGTCCATCCTGTCCAACGACTGCCAGGTCCTCACCATGGGGCAGCGCGTGGTGGGCATCGAACTCGCCCGGCGCCTGGCAAAGGAATGGATCGGGTACACGTTCGATCCGTCGTCGGCCTCGGCGGGCAAGGTTAAGGTCCTCACCGACTTCGAGGGCTGCTAA
- a CDS encoding dihydroxyacetone kinase family protein, whose amino-acid sequence MTKIFNDPSDFAEEALAGFCDVHSDLVRQVPGGAVRRFRPAKPKVAVLAGGGSGHYPAFAGVIGTGFADGAVVGNIFTSPSAQQAYSVAKAAESGAGVVFTYGNYAGDVMNFGMASERLAAEGIAADNVLVTDDIASAPPSESAKRRGIAGDFTVFKVMGAAAENGANLAEVVRLGRKANERTRTIGSAFAGCTFPGAESPLFTLPEGQMGLGLGIHGEPGLHDTHLPSAKELGHELVARVLSETPPDAGSRIAVILNGLGSTKHEELFVLWGTVAPLLRAADYTLVMPEVGELVTSLDMAGVSLTVTWLDEELEPLWVAPAETPAYRRGTAARETGARGVEETSDGGAAAAAFVATASSRGYAAACVAAIDAARSSLHDAEERLGHMDAIAGDGDHGRGMVRGVDAAAAAASAALGHGAGAGDVLAAAGDAWADKAGGTSGVLWGAGLRAFGETVGNASAPAPSALAAAVTAFADRIVQLGKAEAGDKTMVDALLPFVAGFSRAVGYGVEPGRAWEDAAREAVIAAEATADLLPLKGRARPLAEKSLGTADPGATSLAMVFAVMGPHFTGATGSEGSTTTVAATAAES is encoded by the coding sequence ATGACAAAGATCTTCAATGACCCCTCCGACTTCGCCGAAGAAGCCCTCGCCGGGTTCTGCGACGTCCACTCGGACCTGGTCCGGCAGGTTCCCGGCGGTGCCGTCCGCCGCTTCCGGCCGGCAAAACCCAAGGTGGCCGTCCTGGCCGGCGGTGGCTCCGGGCACTATCCGGCGTTCGCCGGGGTGATCGGCACCGGCTTCGCGGACGGAGCGGTGGTGGGAAACATCTTCACCTCGCCTTCCGCCCAGCAGGCCTACTCGGTGGCCAAGGCCGCAGAGTCCGGCGCCGGTGTCGTCTTCACCTACGGCAACTACGCCGGCGACGTGATGAACTTCGGCATGGCCAGCGAGCGCCTGGCCGCCGAGGGCATCGCTGCGGACAACGTCCTGGTGACGGACGACATCGCCAGCGCCCCGCCGTCGGAATCCGCCAAGCGCCGCGGCATCGCCGGTGACTTCACGGTCTTCAAGGTGATGGGCGCTGCCGCCGAGAATGGCGCGAACCTGGCCGAGGTGGTCCGCCTGGGCCGCAAGGCCAACGAACGCACCCGCACCATCGGCAGCGCGTTCGCCGGCTGCACCTTCCCGGGCGCCGAATCGCCCCTGTTCACCCTGCCTGAAGGGCAGATGGGCCTGGGCCTGGGCATCCACGGCGAGCCGGGCCTGCACGACACCCACCTGCCTTCGGCCAAGGAACTGGGCCACGAACTGGTGGCCCGCGTACTCTCCGAAACCCCGCCGGACGCCGGCAGCCGCATCGCCGTCATCCTTAATGGCCTCGGCTCCACCAAGCACGAGGAGCTCTTCGTCCTCTGGGGGACCGTGGCACCGCTGCTGCGTGCCGCCGACTACACGCTGGTGATGCCCGAGGTGGGGGAGCTGGTCACCAGCCTGGACATGGCCGGCGTCTCGCTGACCGTCACCTGGCTTGATGAGGAACTGGAACCGCTGTGGGTTGCCCCTGCCGAGACTCCTGCCTACCGCCGGGGCACCGCTGCCCGGGAGACCGGGGCGCGTGGGGTCGAGGAAACGTCCGACGGCGGCGCGGCCGCTGCTGCGTTCGTTGCCACCGCATCCTCCCGCGGGTATGCCGCGGCCTGCGTAGCGGCCATCGACGCCGCCCGTTCGTCGCTGCACGACGCCGAAGAGCGGTTGGGACACATGGACGCGATCGCTGGCGACGGTGACCACGGCCGCGGCATGGTCCGTGGCGTGGATGCGGCCGCCGCAGCCGCCTCCGCCGCACTGGGCCACGGCGCCGGCGCCGGCGATGTGCTGGCTGCCGCCGGCGACGCCTGGGCGGACAAGGCAGGCGGCACCTCCGGTGTCCTGTGGGGCGCTGGACTGCGGGCTTTCGGTGAAACGGTGGGCAATGCCTCCGCACCCGCTCCCAGTGCCCTTGCGGCAGCAGTGACGGCGTTCGCGGACCGGATTGTCCAGCTGGGCAAAGCCGAAGCGGGGGACAAGACCATGGTGGACGCGCTGCTGCCGTTTGTTGCCGGGTTCAGCCGTGCGGTGGGCTACGGCGTGGAACCGGGCCGCGCCTGGGAGGACGCGGCACGCGAGGCGGTCATCGCCGCGGAAGCCACCGCGGACCTCCTGCCACTCAAGGGCCGGGCCCGGCCCCTTGCGGAAAAGAGCCTGGGCACGGCGGATCCCGGCGCCACATCGCTGGCCATGGTCTTTGCCGTCATGGGGCCGCACTTCACCGGTGCCACCGGGTCCGAAGGCAGCACCACCACCGTTGCGGCGACGGCCGCTGAGTCATGA
- a CDS encoding SRPBCC family protein: protein MITVTGSVETNLSAEKAFAFMSEFENTTKWDPNTPVMDKITPGPVAVGHKYHAESEFRGKRQTLVYEVIELTDNHIKLRGENKTVTSFDSIEVRPNGSGSVVTYTAEFSIHGPAKIIQPLLKPAFNSLRDPALNGIRDTLNSLAAA from the coding sequence ATGATCACAGTCACCGGAAGTGTGGAAACCAACCTGTCCGCGGAGAAGGCCTTTGCCTTCATGAGTGAGTTCGAAAACACCACTAAGTGGGATCCCAACACCCCCGTGATGGACAAAATCACCCCGGGGCCCGTTGCCGTAGGCCACAAATACCACGCTGAGTCCGAGTTCCGCGGAAAGCGCCAGACGCTGGTCTACGAGGTCATCGAGCTCACGGACAACCACATAAAACTGCGCGGCGAGAACAAGACCGTCACCTCGTTCGATTCCATCGAAGTCAGGCCCAACGGGAGCGGCTCCGTGGTGACGTACACGGCCGAGTTCAGCATCCATGGGCCGGCCAAGATCATCCAGCCGCTGCTGAAGCCTGCCTTCAATTCGCTGCGTGATCCCGCGTTGAACGGGATCCGGGACACGCTTAATTCGCTGGCAGCGGCCTGA